One Actinomadura viridis genomic region harbors:
- a CDS encoding DedA family protein — protein MLSSITSWLGGLSGPVVYAVVGALVYCEDALFFGFVIPGETAAIIGGALASQDRVSIWWLTLIVVLAAIAGDSTGYEIGRRFGPALLTTRPLRRHRARVESARAFYRRKGAVAVFFSRFIAFLRAVIPPTAGMSRMPYPTFLAFNALGGLVWGVGSTLLGYFAGTAYSRIEHLAGEVGALLVAAVVIAAFVVWRVRRRRRLQSAGGDGGRPEARSGEGRPGEGRPGERPEERSEERSEE, from the coding sequence ATGCTCTCTTCGATCACCAGCTGGCTCGGGGGCCTGTCCGGGCCGGTCGTGTACGCCGTCGTCGGCGCCCTCGTGTACTGCGAGGACGCCCTGTTCTTCGGCTTCGTCATCCCCGGCGAGACCGCCGCGATCATCGGCGGCGCGCTGGCCAGCCAGGACAGGGTGTCCATCTGGTGGCTGACCCTGATCGTGGTGCTGGCCGCGATCGCCGGGGACTCCACCGGCTACGAGATCGGCCGCCGGTTCGGCCCCGCGCTCCTGACCACCCGCCCGCTGCGCCGCCACCGGGCCCGCGTGGAGAGCGCCCGCGCCTTCTACCGCCGCAAGGGAGCCGTGGCGGTCTTCTTCAGCCGGTTCATCGCCTTCCTCCGCGCGGTCATCCCGCCCACGGCCGGGATGTCGCGCATGCCCTACCCCACCTTCCTGGCCTTCAACGCGCTCGGCGGCCTGGTGTGGGGCGTGGGCAGCACGCTGCTCGGCTACTTCGCCGGCACCGCCTACTCCCGGATCGAGCACCTCGCCGGGGAGGTCGGCGCGCTCCTGGTCGCCGCCGTCGTGATCGCCGCGTTCGTCGTCTGGCGGGTGCGGCGCCGCCGGCGGCTCCAGAGCGCCGGCGGGGACGGCGGACGCCCAGAGGCACGTTCAGGAGAGGGACGTCCAGGAGAGGGACGTCCAGGCGAACGCCCGGAAGAGCGCTCGGAAGAGCGTTCAGAGGAATGA
- the iolC gene encoding 5-dehydro-2-deoxygluconokinase, with product MSLDLVTMGRVSVDVYPQQVGVPLEDVESFGKYLGGSPTNVAVAAARYGHRTAVVTRTGDDPFGRFVHKALERYGVDDRFVTAVPGLPTPLAFCEIFPPDDFPLYFYRYPKAPDMEIRAGELDLAAIGAARIFWATVTGLSQEPSREATLTALAAHPGTTVLDLDYRPMFWESPAEARRQVGRALDHATVAVGNLDECEIAVGEREPHAAARALLDRGVTLAIVKQGPRGVLAATADETVEVPPTPVRVVNGLGAGDAFGGAICHGLLSGWELERTVRFAGAAGALVASRLSCADAMPDAWEVERLLTETAEPPATSQTAGPAGTSASPGEAAS from the coding sequence GTGAGCCTCGACCTGGTCACCATGGGGCGGGTGAGCGTCGACGTCTATCCCCAGCAGGTCGGCGTCCCCCTGGAGGACGTCGAGTCGTTCGGCAAGTACCTCGGCGGGAGCCCGACCAACGTGGCGGTGGCCGCGGCCCGGTACGGCCACCGGACGGCCGTGGTCACCCGGACCGGCGACGACCCGTTCGGCCGGTTCGTGCACAAGGCGCTGGAACGGTACGGGGTGGACGACCGGTTCGTCACGGCGGTGCCGGGGCTGCCGACGCCGCTGGCGTTCTGCGAGATCTTCCCGCCCGACGACTTCCCGCTGTACTTCTACCGGTACCCGAAGGCGCCCGACATGGAGATCCGCGCCGGGGAGCTGGACCTCGCCGCGATCGGCGCCGCCAGGATCTTCTGGGCCACGGTCACCGGGCTGTCGCAGGAGCCGAGCCGGGAGGCCACGCTCACCGCGCTGGCCGCCCACCCGGGGACGACGGTTCTCGACCTGGACTACCGGCCGATGTTCTGGGAGTCGCCCGCCGAGGCCCGGCGGCAGGTCGGCCGGGCGCTCGACCACGCGACCGTCGCGGTCGGCAACCTCGACGAATGCGAGATCGCGGTCGGCGAGCGCGAGCCGCACGCCGCCGCCCGCGCCCTGCTCGACCGCGGCGTGACCCTGGCCATCGTCAAGCAGGGCCCGCGCGGGGTCCTGGCCGCGACCGCGGACGAGACCGTCGAGGTGCCGCCGACCCCGGTACGGGTCGTCAACGGCCTCGGCGCCGGGGACGCCTTCGGGGGAGCGATCTGCCACGGGCTGCTGAGCGGCTGGGAACTGGAGCGGACGGTGCGTTTCGCCGGCGCGGCCGGGGCGCTGGTCGCGTCCCGGCTCTCCTGCGCGGACGCCATGCCGGACGCGTGGGAGGTCGAGCGCCTGCTCACCGAGACCGCCGAGCCCCCCGCCACCTCACAGACCGCCGGGCCCGCCGGGACGTCCGCATCCCCCGGGGAGGCCGCCTCATGA
- a CDS encoding TIM barrel protein gives MSTDAAPEPAAEYGAAGMPGIAAERIAGAPISWGVCEVPDWGHQLAAGRVLAEMRDLGLAATEFGPDGFLPADPAERAGLLEAHGLRPVGGFVPLVLHDPDRDPLPEIARALDAFGDGGATVVLAAATGVDGYDGRPALDARGWDTLLRNLSKVAGHALGRGHRATLHPHVGTMVEGSDEVGRVLDGTDVPLCLDTGHLLIGGVDPLALARSAAGRIAHVHLKDVDAALAGDVRGGRVSYTEAVRAGIYRPLGGGDIDIRGIVRALEGAGYDGWYVMEQDTILAAEPAGGTGPWDDVRESIAFLVSGEEGADGEDGGDGGDAAASRARKGGTA, from the coding sequence ATGAGCACCGACGCCGCCCCTGAGCCCGCCGCCGAGTACGGCGCCGCCGGGATGCCCGGGATCGCCGCGGAACGCATCGCGGGGGCGCCCATCTCCTGGGGCGTCTGCGAGGTCCCGGACTGGGGCCACCAGCTCGCCGCCGGCCGGGTGCTCGCCGAGATGCGCGACCTCGGCCTGGCCGCCACCGAGTTCGGCCCCGACGGCTTCCTGCCGGCCGACCCCGCCGAACGGGCCGGGCTGCTGGAGGCGCACGGGCTGCGGCCGGTCGGCGGGTTCGTCCCGCTCGTCCTGCACGACCCGGACCGGGACCCGCTGCCGGAGATCGCGCGGGCCCTGGACGCCTTCGGGGACGGGGGCGCGACCGTCGTCCTGGCCGCCGCCACCGGGGTGGACGGGTACGACGGCCGTCCCGCGCTCGACGCCAGGGGCTGGGACACGCTGCTGCGCAACCTCTCCAAGGTCGCCGGCCACGCCCTCGGCCGGGGCCACCGGGCCACCCTGCATCCGCACGTCGGGACCATGGTGGAAGGCTCGGACGAGGTCGGCCGCGTGCTGGACGGCACGGACGTCCCGCTGTGCCTGGACACCGGCCACCTGCTCATCGGCGGCGTCGACCCGCTCGCGCTGGCCCGTTCGGCGGCCGGCCGGATCGCGCACGTCCACCTCAAGGACGTGGACGCGGCCCTGGCGGGTGACGTGCGCGGCGGGCGCGTCTCCTACACCGAGGCGGTACGGGCGGGGATCTACCGCCCCCTCGGCGGAGGCGACATCGACATCCGCGGCATCGTCCGCGCGCTGGAAGGCGCGGGCTACGACGGCTGGTACGTCATGGAGCAGGACACCATCCTCGCCGCGGAGCCCGCCGGGGGCACCGGGCCTTGGGATGATGTCCGCGAGAGCATCGCCTTCCTCGTCTCGGGCGAGGAAGGCGCGGACGGCGAAGACGGCGGGGACGGCGGCGACGCGGCCGCGTCCCGGGCGCGGAAGGGCGGGACGGCGTGA
- a CDS encoding Cgl0159 family (beta/alpha)8-fold protein, translating into MTVVTFAERFAELTEIRATRPDAIAEAAARRARRPSPLGPSGRMMIIAADHPARGALRAGPDALAMADRRDLLERLCVALDRPGVDGVLGTPDVIEDLLLLGALDGKVVLGSMNRGGLAGASFEIDDRFTAYSAAALAAAGLDGGKMLLRVDPGDPATARTLEACGNAVSGLAAHRLMAMVEPFLSARGNDGRLANVLTPEAMIRAIAIASGLGATSARTWLKVPVVPDMERVIAATTLPVVLLGGEVPADPDAALGGWQSALALPAVRGLVVGRSLLYPPGGDVAGAVDAAVRLL; encoded by the coding sequence ATGACCGTGGTCACCTTCGCCGAACGCTTCGCCGAGCTCACCGAGATCCGGGCGACCCGCCCGGACGCCATCGCCGAGGCCGCGGCCCGCCGGGCGCGGCGGCCGTCGCCGCTGGGACCGTCCGGCCGGATGATGATCATTGCGGCGGACCATCCGGCGCGCGGGGCGCTGCGCGCCGGCCCGGACGCGCTGGCCATGGCCGACCGCCGTGACCTGCTCGAACGGCTCTGTGTCGCGCTGGACCGCCCCGGCGTGGACGGCGTGCTGGGCACCCCGGACGTGATCGAGGACCTGCTGCTGCTGGGTGCCCTGGACGGCAAGGTCGTCCTCGGCTCGATGAACCGCGGCGGGCTGGCCGGGGCGTCGTTCGAGATCGACGACCGCTTCACCGCCTACTCCGCGGCGGCCCTCGCCGCCGCCGGGCTGGACGGCGGCAAGATGCTGCTGCGCGTCGACCCCGGCGACCCGGCGACCGCCCGCACCCTGGAGGCGTGCGGGAACGCGGTGTCGGGCCTGGCCGCGCACCGGCTGATGGCCATGGTCGAGCCGTTCCTGTCCGCCCGGGGGAACGACGGGAGGCTCGCCAACGTGCTGACGCCCGAGGCCATGATCCGCGCCATCGCGATCGCGTCCGGCCTTGGCGCGACCTCCGCCCGCACCTGGCTGAAGGTGCCGGTGGTGCCCGACATGGAACGGGTGATCGCCGCCACGACGCTGCCGGTGGTCCTGCTCGGCGGCGAGGTGCCCGCCGACCCGGACGCCGCGCTCGGCGGCTGGCAGTCGGCGCTCGCGCTGCCCGCCGTCCGGGGCCTGGTGGTGGGCCGTTCCCTCCTCTACCCGCCCGGCGGCGACGTCGCCGGGGCCGTCGACGCCGCGGTGAGGCTGCTGTGA
- the iolB gene encoding 5-deoxy-glucuronate isomerase yields MTHDPYLTEITPRDAGWTYSGLRVVALPPGGEHTLQTGDAETLVLPLAGSCQVTIGVPADEIAVTFTLAGRRDVFTRVTDFAYAPRDATVVISSASGGRFALPSARCENRLAPRYGPAEKVPVELRGAGRASRQVNNFCTPEAFEADRLIACEVLTPGGNWSSYPPHKHDEDRPGEAVLEEIYYFEVASGPGGPGMGYQRVYGTAERPLDVLEEVRTGDAVLIPHGWHGPSMAVPGYDLYYLNVMAGPGTERAWLICDDPAHAWVRGTWADEPVDPRLPMTSAAGPEEER; encoded by the coding sequence GTGACCCACGACCCGTACCTGACCGAGATCACCCCCCGCGACGCCGGCTGGACCTACTCCGGCCTGCGGGTCGTGGCGCTCCCGCCGGGCGGGGAGCACACCCTCCAGACCGGGGACGCCGAGACGCTGGTGCTCCCGCTCGCGGGATCGTGCCAGGTGACGATCGGCGTCCCGGCCGACGAGATCGCGGTGACCTTCACCCTGGCGGGCCGCCGTGACGTGTTCACCCGCGTCACCGACTTCGCCTACGCGCCGCGCGACGCCACGGTGGTGATCTCCTCGGCGTCCGGCGGCCGGTTCGCGCTGCCGTCCGCCCGGTGCGAGAACCGCCTGGCGCCCCGGTACGGCCCGGCCGAGAAGGTGCCGGTCGAGCTGCGCGGGGCCGGGCGGGCCAGCCGCCAGGTCAACAACTTCTGCACCCCCGAGGCGTTCGAGGCCGACCGGCTGATCGCCTGCGAGGTGCTGACGCCCGGCGGGAACTGGTCGTCCTACCCGCCGCACAAGCACGACGAGGACCGGCCGGGGGAGGCGGTCCTGGAGGAGATCTACTACTTCGAGGTGGCCTCGGGGCCGGGCGGCCCCGGCATGGGCTACCAGCGGGTGTACGGCACCGCCGAGCGTCCCCTGGACGTGCTGGAGGAGGTGCGGACCGGCGACGCGGTGCTGATCCCGCACGGCTGGCACGGCCCTTCGATGGCCGTTCCCGGCTACGACCTGTACTACCTCAACGTGATGGCCGGGCCCGGAACCGAACGGGCCTGGCTGATCTGTGACGATCCGGCGCACGCGTGGGTGCGGGGCACCTGGGCGGACGAGCCGGTGGACCCGCGGCTGCCGATGACCTCGGCGGCCGGACCCGAGGAGGAGCGATGA
- a CDS encoding GntR family transcriptional regulator, whose translation MHRPAVTLDRGSPVPLYFQVAQQLEAAIRSGELPPGARLENELELAARCKLSRPTVRQAIQHLVDQGLLVRKRGVGTQVVQPQVKRPIELSSLYDDLASTAQSPATRVLEFTHVPAPDDVAKELGLAPGTEVLYLRRLRLTGGEPLALMTNHLPSGLIDVTPAHLQEHGLYETLRDLGIDLRIAHQTIGARGATAAEARLLDERRGTPLLTMTRTAYDDKGRAVEYGSHVYRAGRYSFSHTLVSR comes from the coding sequence GTGCACAGACCTGCGGTGACGCTGGACCGCGGCAGTCCCGTCCCGCTCTACTTCCAGGTGGCGCAACAGCTGGAGGCCGCGATCCGCTCCGGCGAGCTCCCTCCCGGCGCCCGCCTGGAGAACGAGCTCGAACTGGCCGCCCGGTGCAAGCTGTCGCGGCCCACCGTCCGGCAGGCCATCCAGCACCTGGTCGACCAGGGGCTGCTCGTCCGCAAGCGGGGCGTGGGCACCCAGGTCGTCCAGCCCCAGGTGAAGCGGCCCATCGAGCTCTCCAGCCTGTACGACGACCTGGCCTCGACCGCCCAGAGCCCCGCCACCCGGGTCCTGGAGTTCACCCACGTCCCGGCCCCCGACGACGTCGCCAAGGAACTGGGCCTGGCCCCCGGCACCGAGGTCCTGTACCTGCGGCGGCTGCGCCTGACCGGCGGCGAGCCGCTCGCCCTGATGACCAACCATCTGCCCTCCGGCCTGATCGACGTCACCCCCGCGCACCTCCAGGAGCACGGCCTGTACGAGACCCTGCGCGACCTGGGAATCGACCTGCGCATCGCCCACCAGACGATCGGCGCCCGCGGGGCCACCGCGGCCGAGGCCCGCCTGCTGGACGAGCGCCGCGGCACCCCCCTGCTCACCATGACCCGTACCGCCTACGACGACAAGGGACGCGCCGTCGAGTACGGCAGCCACGTCTACCGGGCCGGCCGCTACTCGTTCTCCCACACCCTCGTAAGCCGCTAG
- a CDS encoding sugar-binding protein: MRRLVLPSVLSAVLAASALAAVPAAQAKETPPADKGRLDVLFVGAHPDDEASGLSTYGQWNEFNGARTGVLTVTRGEGGGNAVGTEEGPALGLLREDEERRAVGKAGVGDIHYLDKVDFYYTVSAPLADEAWDHDQTLAKVVRLVRETRPKVIVTMEPAPLPGQHGHHQQAARLAAEAYFAAADATAFPEQLRREGLRTWAPGRLFHTGGASGPTGAACAKDFTTTSQGAVAYGVWSGRTSPRNGGKSWAQVEREAQRTYVSQGWGGFPDVPADPERISCDYFTQIHSRVPYTLGGTDPASMLEGAVTPAKGGLPLGTGLTLTADSYGVTPGRAFTVKARATSPKALPGAKASLAVPSGWTVTGSGELGSVGSTARTATFTVTPPEGAAYGRVRLGATLTSGSLSGQAATLVDVRPAVTGHQEPLPRVADFDAWADKTGVPALTGRMKRVLTLGSGKSRTVRVDVANGGSTAQSGTVRLDLPQGFAADAATKPYELAAGAKGAVTFTVTNTDASLPTSNEGGTGGDYDYTITTTGPGTPDVQKAALELVPVAELPKAGAAPAVDGKEGAGEYTGPELNLSRLWEGSACETAADCSATGKVTWTDDALYLLVKVTDDKPGTVLGADDCKRHWRTDAVEIAIDPRGASENTSTTFKTGIFPAMSDGKPCFQRDADHHQGGPETAPGMQVASTVDQPYTGYTIETKIPFKALPAAVDPARMALNVFVYDSDTQDKTGQTRIGWSTWGGVQGDPYRWGLVTLPGHTPPAGMPTTAPPPVMPTDAAESVKSPQSIIQAALTGVPLAGGPAAPPNGTARVVGTPEVSGDSVTFRLRATGPGTAYAHVWDGKVLGTKEIAIGGAGTRTVTVPGASGTLTVAFEAKNGGGTHSIAVPLSD; encoded by the coding sequence ATGCGAAGACTCGTCCTACCCTCCGTCCTCTCCGCCGTGCTGGCGGCGTCGGCCCTCGCGGCCGTCCCGGCCGCGCAGGCGAAGGAGACGCCCCCGGCCGACAAGGGACGGCTGGACGTGCTGTTCGTCGGGGCGCACCCCGACGACGAGGCGAGCGGGCTGTCGACCTACGGCCAGTGGAACGAGTTCAACGGTGCCCGCACCGGCGTGCTCACCGTCACCCGGGGCGAGGGCGGCGGCAACGCGGTGGGCACCGAGGAGGGCCCGGCGCTCGGCCTCCTGCGCGAGGACGAGGAGCGCCGCGCGGTCGGCAAGGCCGGCGTCGGCGACATCCACTACCTCGACAAGGTCGACTTCTACTACACCGTCAGCGCGCCCCTCGCCGACGAGGCGTGGGACCACGACCAGACCCTCGCCAAGGTCGTCCGGCTGGTCCGCGAGACCCGGCCCAAGGTGATCGTGACGATGGAGCCGGCGCCGCTGCCCGGCCAGCACGGCCACCACCAGCAGGCGGCGCGGCTGGCGGCCGAGGCGTACTTCGCCGCGGCCGACGCCACCGCGTTCCCCGAGCAGCTCCGCCGCGAGGGCTTGCGGACGTGGGCGCCCGGCCGGCTGTTCCACACCGGCGGCGCCTCCGGGCCGACCGGCGCGGCGTGCGCCAAGGACTTCACCACGACCAGCCAGGGGGCGGTCGCGTACGGGGTCTGGAGCGGCCGCACCTCCCCGCGCAACGGCGGCAAGTCGTGGGCGCAGGTCGAGCGGGAGGCCCAGCGCACCTACGTGAGCCAGGGCTGGGGAGGCTTCCCCGACGTGCCCGCCGACCCCGAGCGGATCAGCTGCGACTACTTCACGCAGATCCACAGCCGGGTGCCGTACACGCTGGGCGGCACCGACCCCGCCTCGATGCTGGAAGGCGCCGTGACCCCGGCCAAGGGCGGCCTCCCCCTGGGGACGGGCCTCACCCTGACGGCGGACTCGTACGGCGTCACCCCGGGCCGGGCCTTCACGGTGAAGGCGCGCGCCACGTCCCCGAAGGCACTGCCCGGCGCGAAGGCGAGCCTGGCCGTCCCCTCGGGTTGGACCGTGACAGGTTCCGGTGAGCTCGGCTCGGTCGGCTCCACCGCCCGGACCGCGACGTTCACCGTCACGCCCCCCGAAGGCGCCGCCTACGGCCGCGTCCGGCTCGGCGCCACCCTGACCAGCGGGAGCCTGTCGGGCCAGGCGGCCACGCTGGTGGACGTCCGGCCCGCCGTCACCGGGCACCAGGAACCGCTGCCGCGCGTCGCCGACTTCGACGCGTGGGCGGACAAGACCGGCGTGCCCGCGCTGACCGGCCGGATGAAGCGGGTGCTCACCCTCGGGTCCGGCAAGTCCCGCACGGTGCGGGTGGACGTGGCCAACGGCGGATCCACCGCGCAGTCGGGAACGGTCAGGCTCGACCTGCCCCAGGGCTTCGCCGCCGACGCGGCGACCAAGCCGTACGAGCTGGCGGCCGGGGCCAAGGGCGCGGTGACCTTCACGGTCACCAACACCGACGCCTCCCTGCCCACCTCCAACGAGGGCGGCACCGGCGGCGACTACGACTACACGATCACCACCACCGGCCCCGGGACGCCCGACGTCCAGAAGGCCGCCCTGGAACTGGTGCCGGTGGCCGAACTGCCCAAGGCGGGCGCCGCCCCGGCCGTGGACGGCAAGGAAGGGGCCGGGGAGTACACCGGCCCCGAGCTGAACCTGTCCCGGCTCTGGGAGGGCTCCGCGTGCGAGACGGCGGCCGACTGCTCGGCCACCGGCAAGGTCACCTGGACCGACGACGCGCTCTACCTCCTGGTCAAGGTGACCGACGACAAGCCGGGCACCGTCCTGGGCGCCGACGACTGCAAGCGGCACTGGCGCACCGACGCGGTCGAGATCGCCATCGACCCGCGCGGGGCGTCGGAGAACACCTCCACCACGTTCAAGACCGGGATCTTCCCGGCGATGAGCGACGGCAAGCCGTGCTTCCAGCGCGACGCCGACCACCACCAGGGCGGGCCGGAGACCGCGCCGGGAATGCAGGTCGCGTCCACCGTCGACCAGCCCTACACCGGCTACACGATCGAGACGAAGATCCCGTTCAAGGCGCTGCCCGCGGCCGTCGACCCGGCCCGCATGGCGCTCAACGTCTTCGTCTACGACTCCGACACCCAGGACAAGACCGGCCAGACCCGCATCGGCTGGTCGACCTGGGGCGGCGTGCAGGGCGACCCGTACCGGTGGGGCCTGGTCACCCTGCCGGGCCACACCCCGCCCGCCGGGATGCCCACCACGGCCCCGCCGCCGGTGATGCCGACGGACGCGGCGGAGTCGGTGAAATCGCCGCAGTCGATCATCCAGGCCGCGCTGACCGGGGTCCCGCTGGCCGGTGGCCCGGCCGCGCCCCCGAACGGCACGGCCCGCGTCGTCGGCACCCCGGAGGTGTCCGGTGACTCGGTCACCTTCCGCCTGCGCGCCACCGGCCCGGGCACCGCGTACGCCCACGTGTGGGACGGCAAGGTGCTCGGCACGAAGGAGATCGCGATCGGTGGCGCGGGAACGCGCACCGTGACGGTCCCCGGCGCCTCGGGCACCCTGACCGTGGCGTTCGAGGCGAAGAACGGAGGCGGCACCCACAGCATCGCCGTCCCGCTCTCCGACTGA
- a CDS encoding Gfo/Idh/MocA family oxidoreductase, which translates to MRIGLAGVGRIGAGHAETLRGLGAVEEVVLADADPVRARRVADKLGVRAAGAVEDLFTAGLDALVVAAPTAAHAALVTRAVAADLPVFCEKPLAADLDGTVQLMAEIAGTGVPVQVGLQRRFDPGHIAAREAVRSGSLGWVHTVRSCTLDPAPPPAEYLPTSGGLFRDCSVHDFDAVRFVTGREVVRVTATGANRGDAFFAEAGDIDTGAALLTLDDGTIALVSAARYNAAGYDVRLEVLGSKDSVVAGLDDRTPVTPAGPGLRPAGPPHTGFLERFAEAYAAELRAFVEVAAGRADNPCPPGDCLEALYVAEAAEVSRAENRPVDIEEVRR; encoded by the coding sequence ATGAGGATCGGGCTCGCCGGTGTGGGACGGATCGGCGCCGGGCACGCGGAGACGCTCCGCGGGCTCGGCGCGGTGGAGGAGGTGGTCCTGGCCGACGCCGACCCGGTGCGGGCACGGCGGGTGGCCGACAAGCTCGGGGTGCGCGCGGCCGGCGCCGTCGAGGACCTGTTCACCGCGGGGCTGGACGCCCTGGTGGTGGCCGCGCCGACCGCCGCGCACGCCGCGCTGGTGACCCGCGCGGTCGCCGCGGATCTACCGGTGTTCTGCGAGAAGCCGCTGGCCGCGGACCTTGATGGAACGGTCCAACTCATGGCGGAGATCGCCGGTACCGGCGTCCCCGTCCAGGTCGGCCTGCAGCGCCGGTTCGACCCCGGGCACATCGCCGCGCGGGAAGCGGTGCGGTCCGGAAGCCTGGGCTGGGTGCACACCGTCCGCTCGTGCACGCTCGACCCGGCGCCGCCCCCGGCGGAGTACCTGCCCACTTCGGGCGGCCTGTTCCGGGACTGCTCGGTGCACGACTTCGACGCCGTGCGGTTCGTCACCGGCCGCGAGGTCGTCCGGGTGACCGCGACCGGGGCCAACCGCGGGGACGCGTTCTTCGCCGAGGCCGGTGACATCGACACCGGGGCGGCCCTGCTGACCCTGGACGACGGGACCATCGCGCTGGTGTCGGCCGCCCGCTACAACGCGGCGGGGTACGACGTCCGGCTGGAGGTGCTCGGCTCCAAGGACAGCGTCGTGGCCGGCCTGGACGACCGCACTCCGGTGACCCCCGCGGGCCCCGGCCTCCGTCCCGCCGGGCCGCCGCACACCGGCTTCCTCGAACGGTTCGCCGAGGCGTACGCCGCGGAGCTGCGGGCCTTCGTCGAGGTCGCGGCGGGGCGGGCGGACAACCCCTGCCCGCCCGGCGACTGCCTGGAGGCCCTGTACGTGGCCGAGGCCGCGGAGGTTTCCCGCGCGGAGAACCGCCCCGTCGACATCGAGGAGGTCCGCCGATGA
- the iolD gene encoding 3D-(3,5/4)-trihydroxycyclohexane-1,2-dione acylhydrolase (decyclizing), which translates to MTATVRLTVGQAIVRFLESQRTERDGERRRFFAGCFGIFGHGNVAGLGQALVEYEDRLPYRSVRNEQAMVHAAVGYARTHDRLRAYACTTSIGPGATNLVTGAALATINRIPVLLLPGDVFATRPANPVLQELEDPRSYDVSVNDCLRPVSKYWDRINRPEQLPSALLAAMRVLTDPAETGAVTLALPQDVQAEAYDWPEELFAERIWRIPRAVPEPAALAEAAAVIGAARRPLIVAGGGVIYSGATGALAEFAGETGIPVAETQAGKGALPWDHPSAAGAIGATGTTAANALARDADVIIGVGTRYSDFTTASRSLFARPDVRFVNLNVAAFDAVKQTGVPLVADALAGLTALKDAVGGYTVPPAYREEVRTLAGRWNAAVDHAYALGHAPLPAQSEIIGIVNEESGPRDIVVCAAGSMPGDLHKLWRTRDPKGYHVEYGYSCMGYEIAGGLGVKMAVLDSAAPDREVFVMVGDGSFLMMAQELVTAVAENVKLVVVLVQNHGFASIGNLSESVGAERFGTRFRLPGDLAAGAAAMGADVLRAGTAEEFRVALRKARDSSRTTVVHVETDPFVGAPDSEAWWDVPVAEVSGLESTRAARARYEEGKRTQRSFL; encoded by the coding sequence ATGACGGCGACGGTACGGCTCACCGTCGGGCAGGCGATCGTCCGGTTCCTGGAGAGCCAGCGGACCGAACGGGACGGGGAGCGGCGGCGGTTCTTCGCGGGCTGCTTCGGCATCTTCGGCCATGGCAACGTGGCGGGCCTGGGGCAGGCCCTGGTGGAGTACGAGGACCGGCTGCCCTACCGCTCCGTCCGCAACGAGCAGGCGATGGTGCACGCCGCCGTCGGGTACGCCCGGACGCACGACCGGCTGCGCGCGTACGCCTGCACGACCTCGATCGGGCCGGGCGCCACCAACCTGGTGACGGGCGCCGCGCTGGCCACGATCAACCGGATCCCGGTGCTGCTGCTGCCCGGCGACGTGTTCGCCACCCGCCCGGCCAACCCCGTCCTGCAGGAGCTGGAGGACCCCCGCTCCTACGACGTGTCGGTCAACGACTGCCTCAGGCCGGTCTCGAAGTACTGGGACCGGATCAACCGTCCCGAGCAGCTGCCGTCCGCGCTGCTGGCGGCGATGCGTGTGCTCACCGATCCGGCCGAGACGGGCGCGGTGACGCTCGCGCTGCCGCAGGACGTGCAGGCCGAGGCGTACGACTGGCCCGAGGAGCTGTTCGCGGAACGGATCTGGCGGATCCCCCGCGCCGTTCCCGAGCCCGCGGCGCTGGCCGAGGCCGCCGCGGTGATCGGCGCCGCGCGCCGTCCCCTGATCGTCGCCGGCGGCGGGGTCATCTACTCCGGCGCCACCGGGGCCCTCGCCGAGTTCGCCGGGGAGACCGGGATCCCCGTGGCCGAGACGCAGGCGGGCAAGGGCGCGCTGCCGTGGGACCACCCGTCCGCCGCGGGCGCGATCGGCGCCACCGGCACCACCGCCGCCAACGCCCTCGCCCGCGACGCCGACGTGATCATCGGTGTGGGCACCCGCTACAGCGACTTCACCACCGCCTCCCGCAGCCTGTTCGCCCGTCCGGACGTACGTTTCGTCAACCTCAACGTGGCGGCGTTCGACGCGGTCAAGCAGACCGGCGTCCCCCTCGTCGCGGACGCCCTCGCCGGGCTGACGGCCCTGAAGGACGCCGTCGGCGGCTACACGGTGCCGCCCGCGTACCGGGAGGAGGTCCGGACGCTGGCCGGACGCTGGAACGCCGCCGTCGACCACGCCTACGCGCTCGGCCACGCCCCGCTGCCCGCCCAGTCCGAGATCATCGGCATCGTGAACGAGGAGTCGGGCCCGCGCGACATCGTGGTCTGCGCGGCCGGGTCGATGCCGGGCGACCTGCACAAGCTGTGGCGGACCCGCGACCCCAAGGGCTACCACGTGGAGTACGGCTACTCCTGCATGGGCTACGAGATCGCCGGCGGGCTCGGCGTGAAGATGGCCGTGCTCGACTCCGCGGCGCCCGACCGCGAGGTCTTCGTCATGGTCGGCGACGGCTCGTTCCTCATGATGGCGCAGGAGCTGGTCACCGCCGTCGCCGAGAACGTCAAGCTCGTCGTCGTCCTGGTGCAGAACCACGGGTTCGCCTCCATCGGCAACCTGTCGGAGTCGGTCGGCGCCGAGCGGTTCGGGACCCGGTTCCGGCTGCCCGGGGACCTGGCCGCCGGGGCCGCCGCGATGGGCGCGGACGTGCTGCGCGCCGGCACCGCCGAGGAGTTCCGCGTCGCGCTGCGCAAGGCCCGCGACTCCTCCCGCACCACCGTCGTGCACGTGGAGACCGACCCCTTCGTCGGGGCGCCCGACAGCGAGGCGTGGTGGGACGTCCCCGTCGCCGAGGTCTCCGGCCTGGAGTCCACCCGCGCCGCCCGCGCCCGCTACGAGGAGGGCAAGCGGACCCAGCGATCATTCCTCTGA